In Saccharomyces eubayanus strain FM1318 chromosome XIV, whole genome shotgun sequence, the sequence CTGGGAAATGAAGAACGGGAGAAAGGTGCCGaacagaaacaacaaagctCAGACAGTGTTGCTAGTGATGATGTTTTAATGCCGTCCAAGGACAACTTTTTGTCCTTGAACTACGAAGCTCCCTCACCAGCATTTTCAAAGCATGATACAGGTGAAGTTCTTTTCCCCaaatttcttgatagtCACGAAGTCGACTCGATCGTTTCCTTAGAAAGAACAAGGTCTACAAAGTCTAACAAGAGAAGTTCAATGAATTCACAAAGAAGATCGCTAACAGACACATTATCGATTAAAGCACAAAGTGAGGGGATGTTCATTACTGAGGCATCTTCAGTTGTATTATCTACCCCAGATTTAACAAAATCACCTGCTAGTAGCATTTTGAAGAGTGGAAGGTTTGAATGCCAGGACAGCTTTTCGAGGGAGTTTTCATACGAAGGGAACACAAACGAAGATCATAATGCTTTCTTAAATATAAGGAATGATAATAACTTATCGAAAAATAACGAcgtatttttgaattctatTGAGCAAAAATTTGACCAATTGGTGATGGCTTCTGATGAAGAGAAAactgaagttgaaaaagatataccgaaagcaaaaatatcGCCTGTGAAGAGTATTTCCGAAAGTCAGGATCTGTATGTAGACGATGATAGTGAGTTGATTTCTGATATAATGGAATTTGCGAGTTTTATTAATTTTGGCGACGATGACATCAGTTTAGATTTAGATTTGGGAACCACAGAAGCTCCGTATAATCCTGGAAAGCCTACATTACAGGACGATAAAAATGTGAGCAGTCCTGCTACGTTTGATACAAGAAATAATCAAGAGCCTACTCGCGTGACAAGAGAACCACAGCCACATattgctgaagaagaacgaTTTGCTATGTACGAAGATGACCACCGAGACCAGTCAGCCATCTATCAACAAGACGACGGAATAATAGACGATAACGACtttgaagatgaggatTTCAATAATCATACGGACGCACCTGTAGAGGTTACGCCCAGAATCAATGCATATCTACCAGAATTTGAAGCCAATAGGCCCGTTTCTATGTCTTTCAAAGGTCTGAAAGCTCCAAGAATGaactcttcttttattgaTTCCATGACACCTAATTCACCTGCGAAATCAGATATAACAAGTATTAGTGAAACGAATGCTAAAGACAATACTGACGAAGGGGTTAGGTTTTCGTCACAGATAATTCTTTACGATACCTACGGGGAATTTGAATATGATAGGCACCCAGAGGTTTCCACCTGTAACCAACTAACTCCGCAATTGGCTCAAATGATCAAATTAGAGTTGAATGAATTAAAGAGCGTAATGGAGGTGCACGACGATTCAAGATGTTACACACACTTCTATTAAAGTAAAATCACAAGAAGTAAAAAAGGGATGAAACTATACATATCAAGACATATTAGTTTCTCATAAATTAATAATTTGTTAAAAGGAAATAAGCTTTTCTAACTTTGTTGAACTTATGCTATCAAGCAGTCTCTTTCATTACCCGGCTCTGTCACgtgaattcaaattctataaaaatttgttagagcatcaaaaataaaaaatgtaaaagaTGAGCATATGTCTAGCGTTAATTGCCACACCTTTCGGTATTAAGTACTCTATTACTTTCGTAGCACAGACAGGCCTAATCAATTCATATCCTGTAATGACATCtgattttcaatttcccaAGATAGCTTATCCAGGTAAACTAATATGTCCACAATACAGTACAGAGAATAAAGATGGTGAAGATGTAATTTTTAACTATGTTTGCGGTCCAGGGACAAAACTGCTTCAGTATGAACACAACGGGACAATGTTAGAGGCTATCACTGCCACCTTAATTGGTACAGTGAAACGCGAGGAAGTGAAGAAtactgacgaagaagaagaagaaaaacttgaGGTCGCTGACCAATCTACAGAGGAGGAAAAATCAGTGGATGCGTCTTCCAGTGAAGTGGTGAAGAGGGTTGTAAAATTTATCCGAGTTTCAGTTTTGCCGGGGGCAGATGATGATGGCAGAACTAGCAAAGATGCTAATAACGATTTTGCCAATAATCTACCGAAGGAAGGTGATATTGTGTTGACCAGAGTGACAAGACTCTCATTACAAAGAGCCAATGTCGAAATTTTGGCTGTGGAAGATAAACCCTCTCCAATTGATAGTGGAGTTGGTAGTAATGGGATGGGAATAATTGCCGCTGGTGGCGGTTCCGGAGCGGCCACGTTCTCTGTATCGCAAGCATCATCTGATCTAGGTGAGACATTTAGAGGCATAATCAGGTCGCAAGACGTGAGGTCCACTGACAGAGATCGTGTGAAGGTGATAGAATGCTTCAAGCCAGGTGATATTGTAAGAGCGCAAGTTTTGTCGCTAGGTGATGGTACTAACTATTATTTAACTACCGCGAGAAATGATCTGGGTGTAGTGTTTGCCAGAGCCGCTAATGGTGCTGGTGGATTGATGTATGCCACAGACTGGCAAATGATGACCTCACCAGCCACGGGGGTGACAGAGAAACGTAAATGCGCCAAACCTTTTTGATTCATAAAGGAGTGTTCAAAGCGCTTCGGTACATATCCATCTATACCGGTTTAGAAGAGCATatactttcttcttctgtgtCTTTGACGCACAGGTAAAAGCATGTGgagataaaaagaagacattttatacgttttgttatttttttttattatatatatattaaaagtgcattatcattatctaTCTAAACTTATTTTCAAGATGGTGTTTATTTTTCTGAGTTTACTGGGTAAATGAGTTTATCGTGAGTACCTCTTAAATCGACTTCGCTTAAACCTACAATACCGCCGAGGCTTTGGAACCTCTTGAAATAATGATCTCTCTTTTCGCGGGCAGCATCCACCAAAGATGGCCAATATACATCATGCTTATACCTGAACTTCAGTTCCCCACCATATAATGAATCCAGTTCGTCCTTAGGGACGTATTTGACAAATGGTTCATCGAAAACCAGTTTTTCACGGGTCAATGGGTCGATAAATGGATGAATCAATTTTAAGAATGTCCATGCCAACCAAGRGATATTTGTCAAAAGCGCCTTCCCGAGCCTTTCTGGATAGTGAGTTTGTAAAATATGCAGAACTTCTTTACCTACACCGATAGGTGGAATCTTACTATTACCGGGTACTTTAGGCACATCAGGATACTCCTTGAAATCTATTAGCAAAGCTAGAGAATCCTGGCCAGCTGGCATGAAATCGATGACTCTTTCCAACATAAAGACTAAGTGCTGCACTTGTCTGTGAGAGGTCTTTGTGTTTTGTCTGCCCGGTTTTAAATACAGGATGGGCCTAGCATCGTTTTCGTAACCCAGAATGACTTGCTTACCGGATTCGTTCTCTACGGCCACGGAGTCAGCGGTCAGTGTGTCACCGTGTTCCTCTCCGAGGTGGCTGATGCCAAATTCTCTTCTCCATGCCAAAGTCGTAGTGATTCTATCGATACAGTCCTTTAAGACCCATTTGGTGGCTCTTAAGTAACGCAGGAAACATTCTCTTGTCAACCAAGCTttttcctcctcctctAAGGGCttgacttcttcttctgatctatttttttcacttgtGTAGATTTTCAAGTCAGGATCACTGAAGTATTTCAGAACGTCCTtgtacatttttttttgttcatcgGTGAGTGGTTTTTCCTCTGGAATAGATACCGAGGCAGGCAAGTCCTTAATTGGCTTGTCAATCTCaattaaattttttggctCTTCAGGAacctctttcttcttggaaaatCTCTTAAACATTGTTGACTtctaatattattttccttttggcTATATGTACAGTAGATTGTTTTACTTGGTAGAGAGATAAAGGgacagaaagaaaatagaaaagatattgaacaatgtcaaaaagaaaacgaatGGAGAAGAGTCTATCTAagataatatatatgtggatatatatatataaatacaatGGATGCTGTTAGAGCATGTACAAGAATCAAATACGCATTTAGTGCGTGAATCCGTTGCGATAAAGATCTGGACATATATACTGAGATATATCGCATAGTTGCACTCAATATAGTCGAGGAGTCGggtggaaaagaagaaaaaaaaaagcataaATAATTACTAAGACGGAAAGGCAAAGAGATGACGCGCAACGCGCGAAAATCGCTTATAAATGGGAGACCCGTTGCTTCCGGCTGCCTTCCTTTCTCCGCGGAGCGTGGACCCGTATCCGTGGGGAGTGCGGTGGATTGTCGCGCCTACCGCCGGCAGTGGGGTTGCAAGGGTGCTATTTCCGCGGATCGTGGATATACGGCCGGGTAGCGGGCATGTTGGCGGTCACGTGCGGCGTAGTATTTCCGGCAGGACCGGCATTTTGTACGAAGATGCccgatttcttcttcttgtggCCTTTCGGTACGGTATTAGCGGTGGCAGTTGACGTAGAGGAGGAAGCGGTGTTTGTGTGGGGATGGTGATCATTGGTAATCGATGCTGGAGCGGGACGAGGAAGTGCAGTGTTGATCTTGGTCGCCACCCTGGGTAGTGCGGGTTTTTTTCGGTTGAGAAAGATCGACGGTAATTCGAACcttctcttcttgatcGGTGCGGCGGGAACTAGAGCgtctttcttctcttctgtAGGACCGTCCCCTTCTCGGTCTGTTTTGACGGGTTCCGGCCTGGACAACGTTGCATCCTTCTTTGGAGACGATGGCTGTCCGCCAGCTTTCCCGCCAAACGCTACACGCTGTGCATGCCTTTTCGCAATGTTGAACCCGCCGTCTTTGAAATGCTTTAGTCTGGATTCGTGATCTCTCAATGATTTCATGTACAGTTGCGAGTGGGGTCCGCTGTCCGACCTCGTGGTCTTCCTGgggtttcttctttggaagtAAACAGTATGGTCTACTACTAcagtttgctttttctctctttcttgttttagTTTCAGCATTTCTGATCGCAGCCTCTCTGcgctttcttcttgtttcttttccacaTCCTGCTGGTACTTCGAGTATAACATTCTGTAGGGTATGCGGTACTTGTTGTTCCGGGGGTCTTTGACCACCGACTGTCGTATACAGAGTTTTATTAGGTCTTGATCCGAGTGGTAAAGTTGTATGTCATTCTCCTTTATGAAAGTGATATAATATTTGCAAATGGAATCTCTTTTGGATACAAATTGTTCCTGCACATTGGTCGGAAAATCTTGCTTCAGCATTTCTAGCCATAgatcatcgtcatcaaatatcaacaaaACGTTGCTTTTCTCTAGTTTCAACAGCTGCGGTATTTTGACTTTTTgcagtattttttttagcagATGGTAGGGAACATTACTGACAGATTGTATATTGGAGTGATTTCTCATCAACGAGATTTCACATAATGTTCTTAAACTTTTCATGTTTCGACATCAATCGGTTCGTGCATGTACTTTAACGTATATTGTTACTAAATTCTCATCTATTTATATCTCACGCGATGTGTCTGCCCCATATGTACCCTCTTTCTCTAGTAATTGAagcttgaaattttcgatTCTCGCCTTTGTTTAGATCATCGTGCCAAATGccgagaaaaaaaggtacAGCATACGCACATCTCAAAGAACGCCCTCGAATACAATGGGTAATAAACGTATGCTatagaaaaatcaatgatgTTGTAGTTATTATAAAAACAATTTGACACATCTAATGCTACAATTTAAAAGGGAGGTAAATGAAAAACCGatgaattaaaaaattatacTAAAATTACTATATACTTTCGTGACCTGCTCGATTCTATTTTTCATGAGAATCGTTTGCTTGCCTGTCTATGTACAATCCCTTACATCCGTCTCTCCTTCTCTTGTGCCTCTGCAGAAAAAAGCCCCTAAGGTTACTACTCACCACGTAATGCTTTAATTACAGCAGGCCTTCTCATCATATGCTTGGTCCACTTGTAAACTTCGGGAAATTCAATTTTGACATTAATGCCGATCCTATCCACAACGTTATTCCATGGAACAAAGGCTAAATCTGCTATAGTCAATTTGTCTCCTACAAGCCATACAGGATAGTCAAAAAACCGACTTTGTGACATGGGTGTTGTCCCAGCAGAATATGCTGCCGCATTATCTGTGTCCAATTCCATCACTAATGCTTCTCTACGTTCGGCTAATGCCATTTCTACCACACCGTAAACTCTTCTGACTTCATCCGTGTATCTTTCCACAGCACTTGCAATTTTTTGGGAGTGGAAGTATCTAAAATGTAAAGCCTGTCCAATCATTGGTGCATGACCAGAAGTCTGAAAGAACAGCCATGCGTTGATTTGAGACTGTTCTGCTAAATCATCAGACCAAAGTAGTGGATTACCGGTCTCCTTGTAATATTTGTTTACTAGATGTAGCAAGATTGCGCCCGACTCCCAAATGGATAAGTTGTCCATGTTGTGATCGATCAAGGCTGGAACCCTGGCATTTGGATTTACAGAGACAAATTCAGGAGCCCTGTGTTCCCCCAAATTGAAATCTAGAAAAATCGTGTTATAATGAAACCCGAGTTCACTCAATACTATAGCGACTTTAAACCCATTAGGGGCAGATCTGTGAGAGAAAAGGGTATATCCTTCTAGAGGTTgctcttgaaaaaactttgtAATTCTTGAATACTCCACATGACTCATATCTGAGAATGCCTGCTGCTGTTGTCGATGCTGTTCTAGAGTATCTTTGATATTGTTCtcgttgttattattttgggTACCATTACGGccattgttgttattttgAACGctactattactatttaCACCGGCAGGGAACTCGAAATTTATATTGCTCTGGTCAGTGGTGGTATTACTGTTTCTATTCCCTATATTTACTTGGCGGAGAGCATTGGATAGATTGGATACTTGGTTACCGTTGTTATTCATCTTTCCTGTACAGTTTATTTTCTCCTCCTTACAACGATATGactaacaaaaaaatgaaaaaacgaaattgagacgaaaaaaataagattAGCACGGGGACTTTTAGAATTCGGTTCAATCAGTCTAGTTCTTATGGGCAGTTACAAACAGGCTGatcgaaaacgaaaaatgtTCAgtgttctttttcaccCTCGAGTGAAGTACGCTTTGGATTTTTGTATGGTTGTTTTCTCAGCCAAGTGAATGAGAAAAATACATGTTGAAGCCACTCTTCCTCAAAAATTCATTAGTGGCAGGCAGCTCATCAATTCTCCTATTCGGcgaaaaatgaaaaaaaactgcaaGGTGGGGGAAATCACCCGGACTGAACAATGTGAAATAGACAACCGCTACAGTCATGTTTAAGTGATTGGATGTAACAGCTCAAAAACTTTTAGTCTatacttatatataaatgacCTTGGTTCAACTTAGGATGCGAGCACCTctatttcttgtttaccTTGACTTTCCTACTCTTTGCCTGGCTTTTCACCGAGGCATGCCCCGCTATCTTCACATGCGTAAATAGCTTGTTTCGACTATCAAATGATTCTCCACAGGTACCGCATTTTTCGATCACGGCAAATGGAGATGCTGAAGGTAATGGAGTAGTTAGAGATGGGGTGCTTCGCGCAGATttggagtttttttttggtggtttaccctttttcttcttcgctTTTGTAGACCAatcttcatcgtcgtcgCTTTGGAAGCCGTTGCCATTCAACGACGCTAGAAGATCGTTCAATTCGTCGCCTCTTTTATCCATATCGTCGTCAGATGAATCTGTTTCGTCAATTTCTGTCTCTGCAttgtctttcttcttgtttttcttcttcttcttcttcttcttattattaCCTTTCGTGCGTACTTGCacatcttcatcagaaCTGACGTCTTCCACCTCTATTTCCATTTCCACTTTTACACTATCGTCCTCggtttcatcttcagatGAACTTTCTGCTAGTTTTCTCTCAATCTCAGCAAGTTCAGCTTGTAATGCTTCCAAATCAATGTtatctttctcttcaacAACCTCATCCGCTgaatcaaaattttcaagatcCGAAAGATTGTCTAGCCCAAGGGTTatgttttcctctttcatttcttttcgaATCTCGGccatatttttcttgtgcAATTTAGTGTTCGTgtgatttttcaattgttttTCAGACTTGAATGTTTTATTACAGATAAAACACTCGTAGATCAATACctcatcttctttatcatccttagagttttcaaattcccCAAAATTATCATAGACTTTTTCCAGTTCATCccagttttcttcttttacagTTTGCCAACTCTGTAGATTGAAACTGGCTTTACATTCGTTGTCGTTCAGACTACTAGATTTCTCTTTATTCCTCGAATTCtttaattcatttttcctctgttgttcttttagTTTACGTTGTTCTTCTGCAAATTTTGCGCCTTCTTTCATTCTTTTGTCAAGCTTCTTGATAAAAACGACAAACCTTTTGACTGTTTTATTGTACTCATTTCGGGCCTGTTGTCTTGCTTTCTCGTTTCTTCTATTAACTTCCCTCTTAGTTCTTCTGTCATAACTTTTGGAATACATGTATTCGTCTTTCCAACTGAAGCTTTTCAATGTATTGAAGGTCGACCAAATTTTATAAAAGTTCTTTAAGTATTCATAGTTTGTAGATGAATACCCGAATAAAGGATATAGAAGCATATCGGTTTTATTCATGTACTTATCACACGCCTTTAAATACCCAGTGTTATTTACATCTTGCTCAAAGACATCGTCTTGATACTCGTTGAATCTTCCCAGACGTTTACCATTCAATACTTCATCTTTGGCTAATTTAGCAAATATCTTTCCTGCAATTTGATAGATCCCTGCAGCCGAGTTGTCCACCTTTGTATATAGGGCagaattgaagaacaaaagcaacTCATCAGCAGTGACACCTGTGACAGCAGCGTCCACTTCATAATCGCAGTATCCATCAGCATCCGGTGGAGTATCATTTAAAATTTGTTCCTTGTGTGAATCGTACCATGCCCTTTCCTGAGAGTCAGACAGCACTTCATAAGCAGCTCGAATAATAGCAAAATTTTCTGTGGCCTCTTCAACATTATCCGGGTTTTTATCTGGGTGATATTGTAAAGCTTTTTTACGATAcgcttttttcaattcaagATCAGAAGCATGCGATTCGACTCCCAAAAGTTCGTAATAGCAAGTCTTCataaatttcttttaaataTCAGACTACTGAAACCAAAGGGTTATTATTTTCGTCTTGTTAAATTCggttttcaaatattctaATAACTATGAtcatatgtatatttgcGATGACttcatattttttcctatgtacttctttttctttttctttcactcGTtgcattaaaaaaaaaatgtacaCACatagaaataaataagtaTTTCACAatacttgaaaaactagaaaaaTAACTATTAACCCCTTTGTACTTAAAACAATGAATATGAATACATATATCCTAGAATATTCAGCTTCTAGTCTATTTTTAGTTACAATTACAACCGTTTATTCTTTgaccaaaaataattataaaaaaaatcaccTGACCATCTTTTCCAAGATATAATCATACAGATGATCCAGGCATCTCTCCAAATGGTGATCTATGGTGTCAATCCTACGTGTAGTCATGAATTCATAGTATGCCTGATCCGTAAACTTTTTTAGattcatttcttgattATATATCTGTCTATGAAGGCGTTGGGCAAAGTTGGACAGTAATATACTTTCATATTTCAGTTTAATTGCTAATAAGGGGATTTTTCTCCGTAATTTGGAGTAGGGAATTCCAATAGCAAGTACGATTTCTTTGACAATATTTTGTAAGTCTGTTAGACATGCTGAATCAATCTGTTCGATCATAAGAAGATTACATTCTTCAACAGAAATATCTGACCTTGATTGTAGAATCTCTTTTATAGTAATCCTTTCAGAAGTATTTCCCTCTAAGTTACCCAAACGTGACTTTAAATGGGTCAGTTCTTTTGACATGCtatttgtcttcttctcaAACTCCCCTATCGTTTGGTCCTTATCTTTCAGTGCTGCCTCATagctttctttgtttctctCCCATGATCCCAGTCTTTCATTTAAACTTTCTAGCTtagtttttatttcttcgtTGCAACCTTTTAacatttccttttcgtcaTTGCTTAATTTCTCAAATTTATCGCACAGAACTTTATTTTGCTTGGATAGGGTCTTATTTGTACCAAGtaaattattatttttttctcttatGGCTTGAAtttctgattttttgttttctaattcATTTTGGAGATCGCTATTTTCCGATTTTGCGTTTTCTAAACGTTGTGACATACGATTTTGCTCATCTAAATGTGACTGTCGTAAAAATCCTATGATATTAGGATATTTTTCCCGTAATAGTCCATCCAAATTCAAGGATGCGTCCTCAGAGTCATatagttcaaaaaataatataccGATTGGTATTGTGAACAATTCAACATTTCGAAGAGAGTCAGTAAGACTCAATAGTGCAGTTTGTTTTGTTCGAATAGTATCTTTAGCCTTTTCTAGTAACTCCTTCGTATGTGAGAACTYTTCCGTTATATTTTCAATCATtactgttttttcttcgagttttttttcattgtttgaGTTCTTGTCACTGAATTTCTTGGCGATATCTAGTTCTCTTTGTAAAGAGTTTGAtctttcctctttttctaaattcTCTTTGCCTAATTCAATAATCCTCTTTTGGTATCCGAGTATAACGCTTTCCAAAATCTGAAGATCTTCCTTTGATAGAGAAGCTTGTAATGGAACAGTTGCACCGTTACAGTCTTCTATGGAGAGGTCAGGCGATAAATTTTCATTGGACGTTTGAGAAGAACCACGCTCATTCGCTTTCGTGAAATGCTTCGCAGAAGAGTCTTCCCTTGGGGTGGAATGGATAAAATTCGGTACATCTCCTTTGTGACTTTCGGTTACTTTGGTGGAACGATGTCGTCCATTGTGTGATCTTTCTTGTAATCCGGGAGATTCTTGAAGATTTGTATTCCTGGCGTAGTTCATGCGATCCATAGATGGtggtttattttcttcagaagAATCTCTAACATTGGAGAAGTTACGCTTGATAACATCGTCAGGGTTAACGAACAAAGGCAAAATAGACTTCCCAACATGGTTCTCGTTAAGCCAGTTTTGTGGGATCTGCTGTTCGTCCCTCTCCCCAGTGTCATCGGAAACAGGAGAGTCTAAATGCTCGTTGAATGGAAAATTCATTAGATCAAAATCGGTCATGATGTACAAACAAACAACCAATATTCGCTAACGATTTAATTGCTCTATCGGTTTTCACTTACAATCTACTCTATTTTAAAAGCATCATCATTgttatttattattgtcaaTATTCCACAAAAAGCGCTCAACGCCTCACGTCGCGCAACGCGAAAGTTCCGAATAGAATGGGCATTAACagatataaaaatatatcagGTATATACTCGAAGATGCGTACCTACCAACACATCTCGAAGGGGCAGCCTTTTCTTCTACCTTACACAGATAATTATACTAAAACATTCAGCTGCTATTAAGAGAAGTAATGCAACAACAACCCTTCCAAAGTACTAATTGTCGCTGTGCCTCAAACCCGATCTgctctttttgattttggcaAAGATAGGCTCGCTAATACCCTTATTACCTTGAATACCGAGACCCTCTCCACTTCTCCAACCAAGTTTTTCCAGCATTCTTCTGCCAATATTTTCGTTCCCAATTTCTGGGGCGTCTTTCCCAACAATCTCGCcttctttgatttggaatTTTCCTCTGATCGTTTTAGTTCTTTCAAACACAgcttgttcttctcttgGCCTTTTCACATCGATTCTCATAAATACTGGTCTCTGCCTTAACAATTGGTCAATAAGGTTATGACTTGGGGTGGaccattttgttttttttactttttcgACCACTACAGATGTGTGATTAGCTTTcccaatttttgaagtcttCATGTTATAGTGTTTGGCAAGTTTCATAACTGTTTTGTTTCCATGAGGATCTAATGGAGGAAAGGTGAGCCTGTCTTTGTTTCTTGACAAAAATAACTCAAATTCGTCCCTTATATTCTGAACATGGAAACCGTATGGGTATTTCTTGAACAGATCATCTGAATTCTTATTCTCTTTATCAATAAAGTCCTCcttgtcttttctcttctttgccTTGTTTTCTAGACGCTTGCTTAGTTTATTTTGTAGTGTGATCATTGTTTCTGTATCCAATGCCAATGATTCATCTATCAgtagcttcttcttcttgcctTTACCCTTAGTTTCCAAAGACTTGCTTTCAAAAGTCCTGGATCTATCAATGTCATGCTTCAATGTGTATGCAATAAGATCGTTCAACCCCTCTTCCATATCACTATATACAATTGAAGAGTCTAAATCTTCATCATatttgtcttcttcgtcactGGAATCGGAAATCTGGATATCAGAGTAGGTTGGCTCAGGTGGTTCAACTTTTGGTATAAGAGAATTTTTgacaaaattcaaatatgCGGATAATCTATATTCAGGAAGACCCAAGTCATCTATAATGAAATCAGCAAGCAGGTCCTGATCAATCCAATGAAAATCGTAATCTCCCAGTAATCGATAACATTGCAAGTAGTATGAATTATCGGCTCCACCCATCCTAATATTAGTGACCACTATGTCATTTGTATTTATAACAaagtcttcttctttgaatcCGAACTCTACTTCATCACTCACAGGTGATTGTACATTGCCATCTTGGTCTTCAGGCGCTTTATTGCCGTTGGTCGAAAGGGATTTTATATCTTGAGTTAATTGTGGGCTGGGACTTGGTAAAAGACTAACATCATTTGGAGCGTTCAAATAGTAATCGTCAAAATAAGATTCGTCTTCGACGTCACTATCGTCAAAACGTTCGTACTGAGCGTCGCTACTGTTTTCAGTTTCTATCTCATAAGCAAGTTCATCATCGCTTGAATCGTTGTTTTCCATATTTTGCATCACACCTGAAATGTAATCAGCAAATGGGTGATATGTCTTACTACCTTTATTAGGAACATCAACTCcaacatcttcattttcgtcaCCTTCTGCAACATTAAGTTCAACCTTTCCGATTGTTAAGATAGGATTGAACTCTACTGCGATTTCCTTGGGTTTTAGAACCTCTTCAATACGGACCcgttttattttatttgaatCTAGTCGTTTTTGGCCTTCTTCATctacaaagaaaagttcGGTGTCTTTAATCTCAGAAGTGGAAGAGGAGAGTGAGGACAAAGACGGTGGTGATATCGGgctttcatcatcttcgcTTCTGATGTATTCATTGCCTACGTCTTGGGCGGTGTAAACCTGCTCTGtagtttcttcatcagcTGGTGCTTTCGTGTCAGCGAGGTCCCTGTTATGAGCAGCAAGACTTTTTTCCTGGAGTTTTTGAACCATATCATGAGATGGATCGTAGACTTCTTTAGCTTTGACAAATTCCATGGGTCTTTTGCGAAAGGTTGCTTTGCCTTCCTGTAAATTGTTTGAAGAGTCATTACGGTGGCCTGGTCTCATGCCACCCATTCTCATAGACCGACTCTTGGCATCGCGACCAAAATAATAGTCCTCTATGGTCTTAGAAGATATTAACGCTCTCCCCGGGTTGAA encodes:
- the BNI4 gene encoding Bni4p — its product is MPDSVSDSKSLELLNSSFYSSNSINTLDHARTFRNSLILKEMSDQSLNSSIKPNESFSGATEGSSVLQHSFKEGLTGDSEVQTVNMTTSPSLSALADILNERSKYADQKTRNAQNIESSIIEEEEDSQEQDNMYNHNHNVSGSRLGIPEEARGSLATSSPNLIDIDGFNNIQAAPSSSHSFEEPDFLSTPKVKSDFHKPVKKVHIQPTIVEQENSPPTKLENESTVHAEIGKSTQNIRPLNESSKPLPTPKKLKNPKVRSKKPQPRKYTDSSAQRTTSAGSVLEDTSVHKKKKSFFSFLKKKEPKATVNNNNDILNGRSRMSSSNTFSMKNQHPMKTPEKLKKKSHSSSSIFNSFLKGKNDASDSPGRESIRHKKHTEKPDETMQDLELTVDTNSISSIESPILRKNFDDAPVKADIVTKPIDQRKLTPLNMDILLGNEEREKGAEQKQQSSDSVASDDVLMPSKDNFLSLNYEAPSPAFSKHDTGEVLFPKFLDSHEVDSIVSLERTRSTKSNKRSSMNSQRRSLTDTLSIKAQSEGMFITEASSVVLSTPDLTKSPASSILKSGRFECQDSFSREFSYEGNTNEDHNAFLNIRNDNNLSKNNDVFLNSIEQKFDQLVMASDEEKTEVEKDIPKAKISPVKSISESQDLYVDDDSELISDIMEFASFINFGDDDISLDLDLGTTEAPYNPGKPTLQDDKNVSSPATFDTRNNQEPTRVTREPQPHIAEEERFAMYEDDHRDQSAIYQQDDGIIDDNDFEDEDFNNHTDAPVEVTPRINAYLPEFEANRPVSMSFKGLKAPRMNSSFIDSMTPNSPAKSDITSISETNAKDNTDEGVRFSSQIILYDTYGEFEYDRHPEVSTCNQLTPQLAQMIKLELNELKSVMEVHDDSRCYTHFY
- the CSL4 gene encoding exosome non-catalytic core subunit CSL4; amino-acid sequence: MSICLALIATPFGIKYSITFVAQTGLINSYPVMTSDFQFPKIAYPGKLICPQYSTENKDGEDVIFNYVCGPGTKLLQYEHNGTMLEAITATLIGTVKREEVKNTDEEEEEKLEVADQSTEEEKSVDASSSEVVKRVVKFIRVSVLPGADDDGRTSKDANNDFANNLPKEGDIVLTRVTRLSLQRANVEILAVEDKPSPIDSGVGSNGMGIIAAGGGSGAATFSVSQASSDLGETFRGIIRSQDVRSTDRDRVKVIECFKPGDIVRAQVLSLGDGTNYYLTTARNDLGVVFARAANGAGGLMYATDWQMMTSPATGVTEKRKCAKPF
- the PDR16 gene encoding phosphatidylinositol transporter, which gives rise to MFKRFSKKKEVPEEPKNLIEIDKPIKDLPASVSIPEEKPLTDEQKKMYKDVLKYFSDPDLKIYTSEKNRSEEEVKPLEEEEKAWLTRECFLRYLRATKWVLKDCIDRITTTLAWRREFGISHLGEEHGDTLTADSVAVENESGKQVILGYENDARPILYLKPGRQNTKTSHRQVQHLVFMLERVIDFMPAGQDSLALLIDFKEYPDVPKVPGNSKIPPIGVGKEVLHILQTHYPERLGKALLTNIXWLAWTFLKLIHPFIDPLTREKLVFDEPFVKYVPKDELDSLYGGELKFRYKHDVYWPSLVDAAREKRDHYFKRFQSLGGIVGLSEVDLRGTHDKLIYPVNSEK
- the ELA1 gene encoding elongin A — protein: MKSLRTLCEISLMRNHSNIQSVSNVPYHLLKKILQKVKIPQLLKLEKSNVLLIFDDDDLWLEMLKQDFPTNVQEQFVSKRDSICKYYITFIKENDIQLYHSDQDLIKLCIRQSVVKDPRNNKYRIPYRMLYSKYQQDVEKKQEESAERLRSEMLKLKQEREKKQTVVVDHTVYFQRRNPRKTTRSDSGPHSQLYMKSLRDHESRLKHFKDGGFNIAKRHAQRVAFGGKAGGQPSSPKKDATLSRPEPVKTDREGDGPTEEKKDALVPAAPIKKRRFELPSIFLNRKKPALPRVATKINTALPRPAPASITNDHHPHTNTASSSTSTATANTVPKGHKKKKSGIFVQNAGPAGNTTPHVTANMPATRPYIHDPRK